The following coding sequences lie in one Pan paniscus chromosome X, NHGRI_mPanPan1-v2.0_pri, whole genome shotgun sequence genomic window:
- the ATP6AP1 gene encoding V-type proton ATPase subunit S1, with amino-acid sequence MAAMATARVRMGPRCAQALWRMPWLPVFLSLAAAAAAAAAEQQVPLVLWSSDRDLWAPAADTHEGHITSDLQLSTYLDPALELGPRNVLLFLQDKLSIEDFTAYGGVFGNKQDSAFSNLENALDLAPSSLVLPAVDWYAVSTLTTYLQEKLGASPLHVDLATLRELKLNASLPALLLIRLPYTASSGLMAPREVLTGNDEVIGQVLSTLKSEDVPYTAALTAVRPSRVARDVAVVAGGLGRQLLQKQPVSPVIHPPVSYNDTAPRILFWAQNFSVAYKDQWEDLTPLTFGVQELNLTGSFWNDSFARLSLTYERLFGTTVTFKFILANRLYPVSARHWFTMEHLEVHSNGSVAYFNASQVTGPSIYSFHCEYVSSLSKKGSLLVARTQPSPWQMMLQDFQIQAFNVMGEQFSYASDCASFFSPGIWMGLLTSLFMLFIFTYGLHMILSLKTMDRFDDHKGPTISLTQIV; translated from the exons atGGCGGCCATGGCGACGGCTCGAGTGCGGATGGGGCCGCGGTGCGCCCAGGCGCTCTGGCGGATGCCGTGGCTGCCGGTGTTTTTGTCgttggcggcggcggcggcggcggcggcggcggagcaGCAGGTCCCGCTGGTGCTGTGGTCGAGTGACCG GGACTTGTGGGCTCCTGCGGCTGACACTCATGAAGGCCACATCACCAGCGACTTGCAGCTCTCTACCTACTTAGATCCCGCCCTGGAGCTGGGTCCCAGGAATGTGCTGCTGTTCCTGCAGGACAAG CTGAGCATTGAGGATTTCACAGCATATGGCGGTGTGTTTGGAAACAAGCAGGACAGCGCCTTTTCTAACCTAGAG AATGCCCTGGACCTGGCCCCCTCCTCACTGGTGCTTCCTGCCGTCGACTGGTATGCAGTCAGCACTCTGACCACTTACCTGCAGGAGAAGCTCGGGGCCAGCCCCTTGCATGTGGACCTGGCCACCCTGCGGGAGCTGAAGCTCAACGCCAGCCTCCCTGCTCTGCTGCTCATTCGCCTGCCCTACACAGCCAG CTCTGGTCTGATGGCACCCAGGGAGGTCCTCACAGGCAACG ATGAGGTCATCGGGCAGGTCCTGAGCACACTCAAGTCCGAAGATGTCCCATACACAGCGGCCCTCACAGCGGTCCGCCCTTCCAGG GTGGCCCGTGATGTAGCCGTGGTGGCCGGAGGGCTAGGTCGCCAGCTGCTACAAAAACAGCCAGTATCACCTGTGATCCATCCTCCTGTGAGTTACAATGACACCGCTCCCCGGATCCTGTTCTGGGCCCAAAACTTCTCTGTGGCGTACAAGGACCAGTGGGAGGACCTGACTCCCCTCACCTTTGGGGTGCAGGAACTCAACCTGACTGGCTCCTTCTGGAATGACTCCTTTGCCAG GCTCTCACTGACCTATGAACGACTCTTTGGTACCACAGTGACATTCAA GTTCATTCTGGCCAACCGCCTCTACCCAGTGTCTGCCCGGCACTGGTTTACCATGGAGCACCTCGAAGTCCACAGCAATGGCTCCGTCGCCTACTTCAATGCTTCCCAGGTCACAGGGCCCAGCATCTACTCCTTCCACTGCGAGTATGTCAGCAGCCTGAGCAAGAAGGGTAGTCTCCTCGTGGCCCGCACGCAGCCCTCCCCCTGGCAGATGATGCTTCAGGACTTCCAG ATCCAGGCTTTCAACGTAATGGGGGAGCAGTTCTCCTACGCCAGCGACTGTGCCAGCTTCTTCTCCCCCGGCATCTGGATGGGGCTGCTCACCTCCCTGTTCATGCTCTTCATCTTCACCTATGGCCTGCACATGATCCTCAGCCTCAAGACCATGGATCGCTTTGATGACCACAAGGGCCCCACTATTTCTTTGACCCAGATTGTGTGA
- the GDI1 gene encoding rab GDP dissociation inhibitor alpha isoform X1, whose product MDEEYDVIVLGTGLTECILSGIMSVNGKKVLHMDRNPYYGGESSSITPLEELYKRFQLLEGPPESMGRGRDWNVDLIPKFLMANGQLVKMLLYTEVTRYLDFKVVEGSFVYKGGKIYKVPSTETEALASNLMGMFEKRRFRKFLVFVANFDENDPKTFEGVDPQTTSMRDVYRKFDLGQDVIDFTGHALALYRTDDYLDQPCLETVNRIKLYSESLARYGKSPYLYPLYGLGELPQGFARLSAIYGGTYMLNKPVDDIIMENGKVVGVKSEGEVARCKQLICDPSYIPDRVRKAGQVIRIICILSHPIKNTNDANSCQIIIPQNQVNRKSDIYVCMISYAHNVAAQGKYIAIASTTVETTDPEKEVEPALELLEPIDQKFVAISDLYEPIDDGCESQVSSSSQPWLLAARPGHLPDSPWALGSGCFQVFCSCSYDATTHFETTCNDIKDIYKRMAGTAFDFENMKRKQNDVFGEAEQ is encoded by the exons ATGGACGAGGAATACGATGTGATCGTGCTGGGGACCGGCCTCACC GAATGCATCCTGTCGGGCATCATGTCTGTGAACGGGAAGAAGGTGCTGCACATGGACCGGAACCCCTACTACGGGGGCGAGAGCTCCTCCATCACACCCCTGGAGGAG CTGTATAAGCGTTTTCAGTTGCTGGAGGGGCCCCCTGAGTCGATGGGCCGAGGCCGAGACTGGAACGTTGACCTGATTCCCAAATTCCTCATGGCTAACG GGCAGCTGGTAAAGATGCTACTGTATACAGAGGTGACTCGCTACCTGGACTTCAAGGTGGTGGAGGGCAGCTTTGTCTACAAGGGGGGCAAGATCTACAAAGTGCCGTCCACTGAGACTGAGGCCTTGGCTTCCA ATCTGATGGGCATGTTTGAGAAACGGCGCTTCCGCAAGTTCCTGGTGTTTGTGGCAAACTTCGATGAGAATGACCCCAAGACCTTTGAGGGCGTTGACCCCCAGACTACCAGCATGCGTGACGTCTACCGGAAGTTTGATCTGGGCCAGGATGTCATCGATTTCACTGGCCATGCCCTGGCGCTCTACCGCACTGATGA CTACCTGGACCAGCCCTGCCTTGAGACCGTCAACCGCATCAAGTTGTACAGTGAGTCCCTGGCCCGGTATGGCAAGAGCCCGTATTTATACCCGCTCTACGGCTTGGGCGAGCTGCCCCAGGGTTTTGCAAG ATTGAGTGCCATCTATGGGGGGACATATATGCTGAACAAACCTGTGGATGACATCATCATGGAGAACGGCAAGGTGGTGGGCGTGAAGTCTGAGGGAGAG GTGGCCCGCTGCAAGCAGCTGATCTGTGACCCCAGCTACATCCCGGACCGTGTGCGGAAGGCTGGCCAGGTTATCCGCATCATCTGTATCCTTAGCCACCCCATCAAGAACACCAACGACGCCAACTCCTGCCAAATAATCATCCCCCAGAACCAGGTCAACAGGAAGTCAG ACATCTACGTGTGCATGATCTCCTATGCACACAACGTGGCGGCCCAGGGCAAGTACATAGCTATTGCCAGCACTACTGTGGAGACCACGGACCCTGAAAAGGAGGTGGAGCCGGCTCTGGAGCTGTTGGAGCCCATTGACCAGAA GTTTGTGGCTATCAGTGACTTGTATGAGCCCATTGATGATGGTTGTGAGAGCCAGGTAAGCAGCTCGTCCCAGCCCTGGCTCCTGGCTGCCCGCCCAGGACACCTGCCTGACTCACCCTGGGCGCTGGGCTCTGGCTGTTTCCAGGTGTTCTGTTCCTGCTCCTACGATGCCACCACACACTTTGAGACAACCTGCAACGACATCAAAGACATCTACAAACGCATGGCTGGCACGGCCTTTGACTTTGAGAACATGAAGCGCAAACAGAACGACGTCTTTG
- the GDI1 gene encoding rab GDP dissociation inhibitor alpha isoform X2, translating into MDEEYDVIVLGTGLTECILSGIMSVNGKKVLHMDRNPYYGGESSSITPLEELYKRFQLLEGPPESMGRGRDWNVDLIPKFLMANGQLVKMLLYTEVTRYLDFKVVEGSFVYKGGKIYKVPSTETEALASNLMGMFEKRRFRKFLVFVANFDENDPKTFEGVDPQTTSMRDVYRKFDLGQDVIDFTGHALALYRTDDYLDQPCLETVNRIKLYSESLARYGKSPYLYPLYGLGELPQGFARLSAIYGGTYMLNKPVDDIIMENGKVVGVKSEGEVARCKQLICDPSYIPDRVRKAGQVIRIICILSHPIKNTNDANSCQIIIPQNQVNRKSDIYVCMISYAHNVAAQGKYIAIASTTVETTDPEKEVEPALELLEPIDQKFVAISDLYEPIDDGCESQVFCSCSYDATTHFETTCNDIKDIYKRMAGTAFDFENMKRKQNDVFGEAEQ; encoded by the exons ATGGACGAGGAATACGATGTGATCGTGCTGGGGACCGGCCTCACC GAATGCATCCTGTCGGGCATCATGTCTGTGAACGGGAAGAAGGTGCTGCACATGGACCGGAACCCCTACTACGGGGGCGAGAGCTCCTCCATCACACCCCTGGAGGAG CTGTATAAGCGTTTTCAGTTGCTGGAGGGGCCCCCTGAGTCGATGGGCCGAGGCCGAGACTGGAACGTTGACCTGATTCCCAAATTCCTCATGGCTAACG GGCAGCTGGTAAAGATGCTACTGTATACAGAGGTGACTCGCTACCTGGACTTCAAGGTGGTGGAGGGCAGCTTTGTCTACAAGGGGGGCAAGATCTACAAAGTGCCGTCCACTGAGACTGAGGCCTTGGCTTCCA ATCTGATGGGCATGTTTGAGAAACGGCGCTTCCGCAAGTTCCTGGTGTTTGTGGCAAACTTCGATGAGAATGACCCCAAGACCTTTGAGGGCGTTGACCCCCAGACTACCAGCATGCGTGACGTCTACCGGAAGTTTGATCTGGGCCAGGATGTCATCGATTTCACTGGCCATGCCCTGGCGCTCTACCGCACTGATGA CTACCTGGACCAGCCCTGCCTTGAGACCGTCAACCGCATCAAGTTGTACAGTGAGTCCCTGGCCCGGTATGGCAAGAGCCCGTATTTATACCCGCTCTACGGCTTGGGCGAGCTGCCCCAGGGTTTTGCAAG ATTGAGTGCCATCTATGGGGGGACATATATGCTGAACAAACCTGTGGATGACATCATCATGGAGAACGGCAAGGTGGTGGGCGTGAAGTCTGAGGGAGAG GTGGCCCGCTGCAAGCAGCTGATCTGTGACCCCAGCTACATCCCGGACCGTGTGCGGAAGGCTGGCCAGGTTATCCGCATCATCTGTATCCTTAGCCACCCCATCAAGAACACCAACGACGCCAACTCCTGCCAAATAATCATCCCCCAGAACCAGGTCAACAGGAAGTCAG ACATCTACGTGTGCATGATCTCCTATGCACACAACGTGGCGGCCCAGGGCAAGTACATAGCTATTGCCAGCACTACTGTGGAGACCACGGACCCTGAAAAGGAGGTGGAGCCGGCTCTGGAGCTGTTGGAGCCCATTGACCAGAA GTTTGTGGCTATCAGTGACTTGTATGAGCCCATTGATGATGGTTGTGAGAGCCAG GTGTTCTGTTCCTGCTCCTACGATGCCACCACACACTTTGAGACAACCTGCAACGACATCAAAGACATCTACAAACGCATGGCTGGCACGGCCTTTGACTTTGAGAACATGAAGCGCAAACAGAACGACGTCTTTG